The Setaria italica strain Yugu1 chromosome IX, Setaria_italica_v2.0, whole genome shotgun sequence genome has a window encoding:
- the LOC101771459 gene encoding probable calcium-binding protein CML41 gives MAKRLSSKRSFRLPFMCGQSDVASPRGAAVTRPSSSSFGRGSGSSSSSSSSSRHCELQRIFQHFDRDNDGKISGAELRAFFVSMGDDMPASCGDGGGYMLDFAGFVALMEREGGQEEDLRRAFEVFNAVESAGRITARGLQRVLAQLGDKRSVADCEAMIRAYDVDGDGGLDFHEFQRMMS, from the coding sequence ATGGCGAAGAGGCTGTCAAGCAAACGGAGCTTCAGGCTGCCGTTCATGTGCGGGCAGTCGGACGTGGCCAgcccgcgcggcgcggccgtgacgcggccgtcgtcgtcgtcgttcggCAGGGGGTCCgggtccagctccagctccagctccagcagcaggcACTGCGAGCTGCAGCGGATCTTCCAGCACTTCGACCGGGACAACGACGGCAAGATCTCCGGCGCCGAGCTGCGCGCCTTCTTCGTGTCCATGGGCGACGACATGCCGGCGtcgtgcggcgacggcggcggctacATGCTGGACTTCGCCGGGTTCGTGGCGCTGATGGAGAGGGAGGGCGGGCAGGAGGAGGACCTGCGGCGGGCGTTCGAGGTGTTCAACGCCGTGGAGTCCGCGGGCAGGATCACCGCCAGGGGCCTGCAGAGGGTGCTCGCCCAGCTCGGCGACAAGCGCTCCGTCGCGGACTGCGAGGCCATGATCCGGGCCTATGACGtcgacggcgatggcggccTCGATTTCCACGAGTTCCAGAGGATGATGAGCTAA
- the LOC101773220 gene encoding uncharacterized protein At3g49055 produces MPPRARARTGTGALHLLAHPSSYARRLGRSHHGPAPAPSCPPSAGAISHGLQTTCFWMEPAGRGGQIYIRELAMEVESKLSGRMDMQRKDRTRMESKVSSLVKENQEIHTMLKAAITEKEAAEDSLRALKGEKEQGRSAILQIADRGLHKVGFGFIMEVISGEPKSEEEPTTSGTATATSDGRENEQEHISLACVIENTVKTLHGDISDLRQAFDESRSDCDHFQLLAAERAQKINNLEPYIKDLEKRESFLVHSVEDLTLEMKAVEQEATRWREACEQEVEAGKSAIKELNQEIALLREELGRVKADLETANSKLQLKEKLAASAMVAQAAADACLKLADRRSAGLQRRIEELTRQIEQEDAHGRKERGSTRRRLRYICWPWQQLQVISASCQARTWFVDQNGRLLPRTEALLQTRI; encoded by the exons ATGCCGCCCCGTGCACGGGCCCGCACCGGCACCGGAGCCCTGCACCTGCTCGCTCACCCGTCGTCGTACGCGCGTCGGCTTGGCCGCTCCCATCACGGCCCTGCCCCAGCCCCCAGTTGTCCCCCTTCTGCCGGTGCAATTTCACACGGCCTGCAGACCACCTGTTTTTGGATGGAACCAGCCGGCCGTGGAGGACAAATTTACATTCGCGAGCTAGCCATGGAGGTCGAATCCAAGCTCTCAGGGCGCATGGATATGCAGAGGAAGGATAGAACCAGGATGGAGAGCAAAGTGTCAAGTCTAGTGAAGGAGAATCAAGAGATACATACCATGTTGAAGGCTGCTATAACTgagaaggaggcggcggaggataGCCTTCGTGCATTGAAGGGCGAAAAGGAGCAGGGAAGAAGTGCCATCTTGCAGATTGCTGACAGAGGATTGCACAAGGTTGGCTTTGGCTTCATCATGGAGGTGATAAGTGGCGAGCCAAAAAGCGAGGAGGAGCCAACCACCTCTGGTACAGCAACTGCGACATCTGATGGAAGAGAAAATGAACAAGAGCACATCAGTCTG GCTTGTGTAATTGAAAATACAGTGAAAACCCTGCATGGTGATATCAGTGATCTAAGGCAGGCCTTTGACGAATCCAG GTCAGATTGTGATCATTTCCAACTTCTTGCTGCTGAACGGGCTCAGAAGATAAACAACCTTGAACCGTATATAAAGGAtttggaaaaaagagagagcttTCTAGTTCACAGT GTGGAAGACCTCACTCTAGAGATGAAAGCAGTAGAACAGGAGGCTACAAGATGGAGGGAAGCATGTGAACAGGAGGTAGAAGCTGGAAAATCTGCCATCAAAGAACTCAACCAGGAG ATTGCCTTGCTCAGAGAAGAACTGGGAAGGGTAAAAGCAGACTTGGAGACTGCAAACAGTAAGCTACAGCTAAAGGAGAAATTAGCAGCCAGTGCAATGGTAGCACAAGCAGCTGCAGATGCATGCCTCAAGCTTGCAGACAGGAGATCTGCTGGGCTGCAACGGAGGATAGAAGAGTTGACGAGACAAATAGAGCAAGAAGATGCACATGGAAGAAAGGAGAGAGGAAGTACTCGCAGAAGATTAAGGTATATCTGCTGGCCTTGGCAGCAACTTCAAGTTATATCAGCATCCTGTCAAGCTAGAACATGGTTTGTTGATCAGAATGGTAGATTGCTACCAAGGACAGAAGCACTATTGCAGACAAGAATCTAA
- the LOC101774038 gene encoding non-structural maintenance of chromosomes element 1 homolog, translating to MAPLSWRHHTLLQALLTRGPLSERDFHAVFAAVSGRNPATHQQLFNDTLLKINKDLTYLQFELRACMNQYDGIVYYGVVNNIADEESKLGTKYSVPQIAFYKGLLEAIVQEAGNDGSITSIDALNVRLDNQVIIVDGSQESQSRLPTSIKNFSLSQKEKTLDELIRDCWLSYTSTGKIGLGTRSFLDLRSWFRGNDIPSCMVCNEACIKASSCPNEECNVRIHEYCLRKKFSQRKASRACPGCGTEWPRQDGEADGDDVNEPEEDQAPSANHSSRKRRKRVKTELVEENDNAGPSMAVPRRTSRSMKAEAVEAAQEASSAGASQATRTSKRRKK from the exons ATGGCGCCGCTGTCGTGGCGGCACCACACCCTGCTCCAGGCGCTGCTCACCCGCGGCCCTCTCTCCGAGCGCGACTTCCACGCCGTCTTCGCCGCCGTATCCGGCAGGAACCCCG CCACTCATCAACAACTATTCAATGATACACTTCTGAAGATCAACAAGGACCTCACATATTTGCAGTTTGAGTTGCGAGCATGCATGAACCAATATGATGGAATCGTGTATTATGGAGTGGTTAATAACATTGCTGACGAAGAATCAAAGCTTGGAACAAAGTATTCTGTGCCCCAGATTGCATTCTACAAGGGACTG TTAGAAGCAATTGTTCAGGAAGCTGGAAATGATGGGAGCATAACCAGTATTGACGCTCTCAATGTCCGGCTTGACAACCAG GTCATTATTGTAGATGGTTCACAGGAAAGCCAATCTCGTCTTCCTACTTCCATAAAGAACTTCTCACTGAGCCAGAAAGAGAAAACCCTAGATGAGCTGATACGGGATTGTTGGTTGTCATACACCTCCACAGGCAAGATTGGTCTGGGCACCAGATCATTTCTTGATCTCCGAAGCTGGTTCCGTGGTAACGACATCCCATCATGCATGGTGTGTAACGAAGCTTGTATAAAG GCATCTAGCTGTCCTAATGAGGAGTGCAATGTTAGAATCCATGAATACTGTCTTAGGAAGAAATTTTCACAGCGAAAG GCTTCAAGAGCCTGTCCTGGTTGTGGTACCGAATGGCCCCGTCAGGATGGTGAagctgatggtgatgatgtGAATGAACCTGAGGAGGATCAAGCCCCATCAGCTAACCATTCCTCGAGAAAGAGGCGCAAGCGAGTCAAAACTGAACTGGTGGAAGAAAATGATAACGCAGGCCCATCAATGGCAGTGCCTAGGAGGACCTCAAGAAGCATGAAAGCCGAAGCAGTTGAGGCTGCTCAAGAGGCGTCTTCTGCAGGAGCTTCGCAGGCAACCAGGACGtccaaaagaaggaagaaatgA
- the LOC101774446 gene encoding uncharacterized protein LOC101774446: MPSSSSLIQGISISVSDDEEATGKVRVRVRRKRSRPHVSAYARRRRLLFRTARLGVPLLLAALAVSLLLYESYRLTPSHSSTLPPPSFANFGDLSRAADSPRKSCLKFLDPEKLQNLELPEIPETNISIKEVVYRSSLHHIEDDIPTHTESSRFNSFTGYQTLTERDESFKTKESVTVHCGFYDENGGFRVSAADKEYMRYCKVVVATCAFGGGDDLHQPIGMTENSFRKVCYVAFWDEVTRAAQEEEGNMIGEDNKIGLWRIILVSDLPFSDQRLNGKIPKLISHRLFPMARYSIWVDSKSQFRRDPLGVLEALLWRSNSSLALSEHGARSSLYDEAKAIVKKHKATPEEVKVQLDQYRQDGIPDEKRFNGKKALAEASVIVRDHGPSTNLFMCLWFNEVVRFTSRDQLSFPYVLRRLRPPGVHLFPVCARKDLVNSFGHRRKVKPLVKDAR; the protein is encoded by the exons atgccgtcgtcgtcgtcgctgatCCAAGGCATCTCCATCTCCGtctccgacgacgaggaggccacCGGGAAGGTGCGCGTCCGCGTCCGCCGCAAACGCTCCCGCCCCCACGTCTCCGCttacgcccgccgccgccgcctcctcttccgCACCGCGCGGCTGGGCGTGCCGCTCCTCCTGGCCGCCCTCGccgtctccctcctcctctacGAGTCCTACCGCCTCACCCCTTCCCACTCCTCCACACTGCCTCCGCCGTCCTTCGCGAACTTCGGCGACCTCTCTCGCGCCGCTGATAGCCCCAGGAAGT CGTGCTTGAAATTTCTTGATCCTGAGAAGCTTCAAAATCTGGAGCTTCCAGAAATTCCTGAAACAAATATCTCAATCAAGGAAGTTGTTTACAGATCAAGTCTGCACCACATCGAAGATGATATACCGACACATACAGAGAGTTCACGGTTTAACTCGTTCACAGGATACCAGACACTGACTGAAAGAGATGAAAGCTTCAAG ACCAAGGAAAGTGTGACAGTGCATTGTGGCTTTTATGATGAGAATGGAGGGTTCCGAGTTTCTGCTGCTGACAAAGAATATATGAGATACTGCAAAGTTGTCGTGGCAACCTGTGCATTTGGTGGAGGTGACGACCTTCACCAGCCAATAGGAATGACGGAAAACTCTTTCAGAAAG gttTGCTATGTAGCTTTCTGGGATGAAGTCACTCGAGCGGCTCAAGAGGAGGAAGGCAACATGATTGGTGAAGACAACAAGATTGGCCTATGGAGGATCATTCTTGTTAGCGATCTTCCTTTCTCAGATCAGCGGTTGAATGGAAAAATTCCCAAG CTGATTAGCCACCGCCTTTTCCCCATGGCACGATACTCAATCTGGGTGGATTCAAAATCTCAGTTCCGGAGAGATCCATTGGGAGTCCTTGAAGCCCTTCTTTGGCGTTCAAACTCTTCTTTAGCATTATCTGAACATGGAGCTCGGAGTAGCCTGTATGACGAGGCGAAAGCGATTGTTAAGAAACACAAAGCAACTCCAGAAGAAGTTAAAGTGCAGTTGGATCAGTACCGACAGGATGGCATTCCTGATGAGAAGAGATTCAATGGGAAGAAAG CTCTGGCAGAAGCTTCAGTGATCGTGAGGGATCACGGCCCCTCGACCAACCTCTTCATGTGCCTCTGGTTCAACGAGGTGGTCAGGTTCACGTCCCGCGATCAGCTGAGCTTCCCCTACGTCCTGCGGCGACTGAGGCCGCCGGGCGTCCACCTGTTCCCCGTCTGCGCGCGCAAGGACCTGGTCAACAGCTTCGGGCACAGGCGCAAGGTGAAGCCGCTCGTCAAGGACGCGAGATGA
- the LOC101771854 gene encoding BTB/POZ domain-containing protein At3g50780, producing MAELKAATASLDARTTKIRNVPIAVTPEGFWCCPSQAVLQKTAKNQNQQAKTKGGASPPASKASSIQRAPTISSERRTHSTPTRSKINSEEQRCLSGENAATNPPKAVNERPQKQHKISVGFGQHEISDLKVVLYGKDGVAVKMSVHKNILAENSTFFADKLSRQTPVSSLEVTDCEDVEIYVETVGLMYCSDVKQRLIKQTVPRVLRILKVAELLGFQACVVSCLDYLEAVPWVGEEEENVISSVRNLHSENYGVSPVLKRVASDLTTPPNDTFSHIIELVLRSNEDRGRREMKSLVQKLLKENSATCTSGSSDLCAETLYKSSQNCLESLLTLFQQATGSDFAEQSLNIKEPVFRQIALEADNLLWLAEILADRNAADEFAVMWASQRDLAGLHSKLPVKSRHLVSCVTARLYVAIGKGEILPSKDTRRLLLDIWLQPLMDDYNWLQHGCRSFDRKVVEEGIGRTILTLPLEDQQTILLSWLGSFLKVGDSCPNLQKAFEVWWRRTFIRPYAEQQGNRSQSGRS from the exons ATGGCTGAATTGAAGGCTGCAACAGCAAGTCTCGACGCCCGAACGACCAAGATCAGAAATGTTCCCATTGCTGTAACCCCAGAAGGATTCTGGTGCTGCCCGTCCCAGGCCGTGCTCCAGAAGACGGCGAAGAACCAAAACCAGCAGGCAAAAACCAAAGGGGGTGCCTCTCCTCCTGCATCAAAAGCCTCGTCGATTCAAAGGGCACCAACAATCTCATCAGAGAGACGAACGCATTCGACTCCGACAAGGTCCAAAATCAATTCAGAGGAGCAGAGGTGCTTGTCGGGGGAGAATGCCGCGACGAATCCACCAAAGGCAGTGAATGAAAGGCCACAGAAGCAGCACAAGATATCTGTTGGATTTGGCCAGCATGAGATAAGTGACTTGAAGGTTGTGCTGTATGGTAAGGATGGAGTTGCAGTTAAGATGAGTGTCCACAAGAACATCCTAGCTGAAAACAGTACCTTCTTTGCTGACAAGCTTTCAAGGCAAACTCCAGTGTCGAGCTTAGAGGTGACTGATTGTGAGGATGTGGAGATTTATGTTGAGACTGTGGGGTTGATGTACTGCAGTGATGTCAAGCAGAGACTGATCAAGCAAACTGTTCCCCGTGTCCTACGAATCTTGAAG GTTGCAGAGTTGTTAGGTTTCCAAGCGTGCGTCGTTTCATGCTTAGATTACTTGGAGGCAGTCCCTTGGgtaggggaagaagaagagaatgtGATCTCATCTGTTCGGAATCTGCATAGTGAGAACTATGGTGTTAGTCCCGTACTGAAGAGGGTAGCGTCTGATCTAACGACCCCACCAAATGACACATTTTCACATATCATTGAATTAGTTTTGAGAAGCAATGAGGATAGGGGGCGGCGTGAGATGAAATCCTTGGTACAGAAGCTTCTGAAGGAGAATAGCGCAACCTGTACTAGTGGATCTTCTGACTTATGTGCTGAGACTCTATACAAATCATCTCAGAACTGCCTGGAGTCTTTGTTGACCTTGTTTCAGCAAGCAACTGGCAGTGATTTTGCCGAGCAATCTCTGAATATTAAAGAACCAGTTTTCCGACAAATTGCTCTAGAAGCAGATAATCTCCTCTGGTTAGCTGAGATTTTAGCTGACAGGAATGCTGCTGATGAGTTCGCGGTCATGTGGGCTAGTCAACGTGACCTGGCGGGGCTGCACTCCAAGTTACCAGTCAAGTCGCGCCACCTTGTTAGCTGCGTCACGGCGAGGCTCTATGTGGCGATTGGGAAAGGAGAGATCCTTCCTTCGAAGGACACACGGCGGCTTCTCTTGGACATCTGGTTGCAGCCTCTCATGGATGACTATAACTGGTTGCAGCACGGATGCAGGTCATTCGATCGGAAAGTGGTGGAGGAAGGGATCGGGCGGACCATCTTAACACTGCCACTGGAGGATCAGCAGACGATCCTGCTCTCGTGGCTTGGGAGCTTCCTGAAGGTTGGGGACAGCTGCCCCAATCTCCAGAAGGCCTTTgaggtttggtggaggaggactTTCATAAGGCCCTATGCTGAGCAACAAGGTAATCGGTCACAATCTGGGCGGAGTTGA
- the LOC101772810 gene encoding uncharacterized protein LOC101772810 produces the protein MATETPPPEEKKKKAPLPKVVTLNKALKLAQTWVDKMSASEPDEPNDKDFEGRPSRLGLGAKVAPGVKRAPPTDPIERRLLGKVNAQKRKALEEDNRTAKEANEASDDDCDEPESRTNAFNKKRTLPSVTSTPLVKKAK, from the exons ATGGCGACCGAGACGCCGCCtccggaggagaagaagaagaaggcgccgCTCCCCAAGGTGGTCACGCTCAACAAGGCCCTCAAGCTG GCTCAGACATGGGTGGACAAAATGAGTGCATCGGAGCCAGATGAACCCAATGATAAGGATTTTGAGGGCCGGCCATCAAG GCTTGGTCTTGGTGCTAAAGTGGCCCCCGGTGTGAAGCGTGCGCCTCCCACTGATCCAATTGAGAGGAGATTGCTCGGGAAGGTGAATGCACAGAAGAGAAAGGCCTTGGAGGAGGATAATAGAACTGCTAAGGAGGCGAATGAGGCTAGTGATGATGATTGTGATGAGCCTGAAAGCAGAACCAATGCCTTTAACAAAAAGAGGACATTGCCTTCAGTTACTTCTACACCTTTAGTAAAGAAGGCAAAGTGA
- the LOC101771068 gene encoding cytochrome c biogenesis protein CCS1, chloroplastic: protein MPSPASYLLINPAKPSSFRRLPPPPPSPRLPTRRLHVSCDAPRGSGRSGGVGGRRETIPAGASKAKKQIVFFDAAPPVSQPQPQQGGSVVEKGESEKPTKEGSGNAALSLLRRATKKTLAALSNLPLAISEMFTIAALMALGTVIDQGEAPSYYFEKFPEDNPVFGFITWRWILTPGFDHMFSSPVFLGLLALLAASLMACTYTTQLPMVKVARRWSFTHSGERIRKQEFADSLPRASIQDLGVILMGAGYEVFTKGPSLYAFKGLAGRYAPIGVHLAMLFIMAGATLSATGSFKGSVDVPQGLNFVIGDVMKPRGVLSVAPDVFNTEVHVNRFYMEYYDSGEVSQFYSDLSLFNLDGKEVMRKTIKVNDPLRYGGITIYQTDWGFSALQVKKNGEGPFNLAMAQLKLNGDKKLFGTFLPLEDSNASNPSVKGISMLARDLQSIVLYDQDGKFVGVRRPSSKLPIEINGNEILIEDAIGSTGLDLKTDPGVPIVYAGFGALMLTTCISYLSHSQIWALQDGSTVVVGGKTNRAKLEFSEEMNRLLDKVPELIGANENVVDSKSTAT, encoded by the exons ATGCCGTCCCCCGCGTCTTATCTCCTCATAAACCCCGCCAAGCCCTCCTccttccgccgcctcccgcccccgccgccgtccccgcgccTACCCACCCGCCGGCTCCATGTCTCCTGCGACGCGCCGCGGGGGAGTGGTAGGAGCGGCGGCGTTGGTGGGAGGCGGGAGACCATCCCGGCCGGCGCCAGCAAAGCTAAGAAGCAGATAGTCTTCTTCGACGCAGCGCCGCCGGTgtcgcagccgcagccgcagcagggCGGGAGCGTCGTTGAGAAGGGGGAGAGCGAGAAACCGACCAAGGAAGGCAGCGGCAACGCGGCGCTGTCGTTGCTGAGGAGGGCGACGAAGAAGACGCTCGCGGCGCTGTCCAACCTCCCGCTTGCCATCTCCGAGATGTTTACCATCGCCGCTCTCATGGCCCTGG GCACGGTGATTGACCAGGGAGAGGCGCCGAGCTACTACTTCGAGAAGTTCCCGGAGGACAACCCGGTGTTCGGCTTCATCACGTGGAGGTGGATCCTGACGCCCGGGTTCGACCACATGTTCTCCTCGCCGGTCTTCCTCGGCCTTCTAGCGCTCCTCGCGGCGTCCCTCATGGCCTGCACCTACACGACCCAATTGCCCATGGTAAAGGTTGCAAGAAG ATGGTCGTTCACGCATTCAGGAGAAAGAATCCGGAAGCAGGAGTTTGCGGACTCTCTTCCCCGAGCATCCATACAGGATTTGGGAGTTATCTTGATGGGTGCCGGATATGAG GTATTCACCAAGGGGCCTTCTTTGTATGCCTTTAAAGGGCTGGCTGGTCGGTATGCACCTATCGGCGTGCATTTAGCGATGCTTTTCATCATGGCTGGAGCCACACTTAGTGCGACAGGAAGTTTCAAAGGCTCCGTCGATGTGCCTCAAGGGCTGAATTTTGTTATAGGAGATGTGATGAAACCCAGAGGGGTCCTCTCTGTTGCGCCAGATGTTTTCAATACTGAAGTTCATGTCAACCGGTTCTACATGGAGTACTATGATAGTGGAGAG GTATCGCAATTTTATAGCGATCTTTCACTTTTCAACCTTGATGGTAAAGAAGTGATGAGGAAGACTATCAAAGTGAATGATCCCCTGAGGTATGGAGGAATTACTATCTACCAAACAGACTGGGGATTTTCAGCATTGCAAGTGAAGAAAAATGGCGAAGGACCTTTCAATTTGGCCATGGCCCAGTTGAAGCTGAATGGCGATAAGAAGCTCTTTGGAACGTTCTTGCCACTTGAAGACTCGAACGCTTCAAACCCGAGTGTCAAAGGAAT ATCGATGCTTGCTCGTGATCTGCAGTCTATTGTGCTGTATGATCAAGATGGTAAGTTTGTAGGAGTTCGTCGGCCAAGCTCAAAACTCCCCATTGAGATCAATGGTAATGAAATACTCATTGAAGATGCTATTGGCAGTACTGGACTGGATCTTAAG ACTGATCCAGGAGTTCCTATTGTTTATGCTGGATTTGGTGCACTCATGTTAACGACTTGCATTAGCTATCTTTCACACTCTCAG ATATGGGCATTGCAAGATGGAAGTACAGTAGTTGTTGGAGGGAAGACAAATCGAGCCAAGCTTGAATTTTCTGAAGAGATGAACCGGTTGCTTGATAAAGTGCCAGAGTTGATCGGTGCCAATGAGAATGTAGTAGATAGCAAATCGACTGCCACATGA
- the LOC101773632 gene encoding 30S ribosomal protein S9, chloroplastic — translation MALSVSSLATALSHLSLPSTSTSTSKPHQAPFLRLHPCTSRRAVSLALRASAAEPAEADLPAEEVVAVEEEAEEDALSGVALRKYVKQRLPGGFAAQRITATGRRKTAIARVVLQEGTGKVFINFRDAKEYLQGNPMWMEYCKVPLVTLGFENNYDVFVKVHGGGLSGQAQAICLGVARALVKISTANKVPLRSEGLLTRDTRIVERKKAGLKKARKRPQFSKR, via the exons ATGGCGCTCTCCGTCTCCTCCCTCGCCACCGCCCTCTCccacctctccctcccctccacctccacctccacctccaagcCCCACCAGGcccccttcctccgcctccatccCTGCACCTCCCGCCGCGCCGTCAGCCTCGcgctccgcgcctccgccgccgagccgGCCGAGGCGGACCTGCccgcggaggaggtggtggccgtcgaggaggaggccgaggaggatGCGCTGTCGGGCGTCGCGCTGCGGAAGTACGTGAAGCAGCGGCTGCCGGGCGGCTTCGCGGCGCAGCGGATCACCGCCACGGGCCGCCGCAAGACGGCCATCGCCCGCGTCGTGCTCCAGGAGGGCACCGGCAAGGTCTTCATCAACTTCCGCGATGCTAAG GAGTATCTGCAGGGAAACCCAATGTGGATGGAGTACTGCAAGGTCCCCTTGGTGACCCTCGGGTTTGAGAACAACTATGACGTCTTCGTCAAAGTTCATGGGGGTGGTCTGTCAGGCCAGGCCCAGGCAATTTGCCTTGGCGTCGCTCGTGCGCTAGTGAAGATCAGCACTGCCAACAAGGTTCCTCTTAGATCAGAAGGTTTGCTGACGAGAGACACCCGTATTGTTGAACGGAAGAAGGCTGGTCTCAAGAAGGCACGCAAGCGGCCCCAATTCTCAAAGCGTTGA